From Sphingorhabdus sp. SMR4y:
CATCATCTGTCTGCGATCTATCTCCATCGGCCTTTAGAGACCCAGCGAACCCGGGTTCATCAAACCTCTGGGGTCCAGCGATTTCTTGAGATCCACGAGCAGCGCATCTGCCGCCGGATCGAGGCTGTCGCGATAGCGATAGGTCCGACCGATCTGCAAATGGATCGCGCCCTGTTCGTAGAACAGGTCGACAAGCGCCTGTTTCATTCGCTGGGCAAATTGCCAGGCTTCGGCATTGGCTTCCAGCGTCGGCAGTTTCGCCAGATGCGCATCCTCGACCGTATCACGATGCAGGGGATTGGAAGCATCGGGCCAATAGAGGCAGGGTTCGATAATTGCCCCCGAACCGCTGACAGCTGATACCAGCGTGCCGGTAAATATGCCCAGCCTGTCCATCTCCTCGGCATGCGAAGCGAACAAAGCCTTGATCGCGTCAAAGCAGGCGACCGCCTTCGAATGCGGCAACAACCCGTGGATCGGCGCCCATCTCTGCCCTTCGGGACCGAGCATCGAATTCAGCGGCCCGAACGGATTTGCCCGAATGATCTTGGGAATGGTGTTCTCGGTCTCAGCCCCGCCATGAGCCAGCGCCATTTTTCGCGCGCGCGCGAGGTCGTCATCGGCCGCCGCCTGCAGCCGCGCCTCGGTCAATATGTGCAGCGAATATTTGGCTTCATCCATGAAATCGCGACCGGCCGCCACGACCTTCGCTCCTTCCTTGATAGCGCCCCACACCGAGCCCTGTTTCTTCATCATCTTGCCCAGGGCTTTGGCGTCGCTGGTGAGGCTGTCCCGTTTCATCCGGATGGCATTGAGCCCCGGGTCAAAACCGAAACATTCGGTCGAAACCCCGGACCGCTCAATCGCGCCGAGCGCGGCAAGCGTGTCCTGGTAGCTTTCGAAGCTGAAACTGGCATAGCCATGTGCCTGCGCTTCCGGGATCAGGCGCAGGGTGATTGTCGCCTTCATTCCCAGCGCGCCGGTATCGGCCAGAAAAAGTCCGGTCAGATCCGGTCCATAGGGACGGGTAAAACCGGCGCCGGTGTCGAGAATCGTGCCGTCCGCCAGAACCACCTCCATTGCGAGACAGCTCTGTACTGCCGTGCCATAGCGACCCGAACCCCAGAACACACCATTCTGGCTCATGCCTCCACCAATGCTCGCTTTCAGGCCGGATAATGTTCCCCAGAAAGGCGTACGAAGACCCTTGGCTTGCAGGGCTTCAAAGAGATTCGCCCAGGTGCATCCGGCCTCGACGGTGACGGTCATATCGATTTCATTGATCTCGAGAATCCGGTCCATCCCGGCCAGATCGAACAACACGGCGTCCGGCTGGCGAGAGGTATAGCCGCCCGTATAGCTCATCCCGCCACCGCGCGGAATGACGGCAATATTCTGTTCCGTGGCAGCCGCAACAGCCGCCGCCAGTTCCTGCTTGTTTTGCGGCCGGACAACCGCCAGCAAGTCCGCACCACGCTCATAGATGTCATGCGCGTAGAAATCGAGAATGGCGCTCTCGGTCAGCACGGTTACACCGGTTTTGGCAATATGGTCCGTTGCGGACATGTTTGCTTTTGTCGCCATCAGATTGCTTTCCTTACTAATTTTTCCGTGGTTGCTGCTTCGGCTTCCGGCAGGCTGTCCGGATATCGTCCCAGCAGCATCAGAAGCGCACCGCCAATGAAAAAGGCAAAAAGAGCGACGGACAATATCGGGTCATAGCTGCCGCTCGTATCCCTGACATTGGCATATACAATCGGCGAAAGAGCCGAGAAAAAGCCGAACGGCATGTAAAGCATGCCGTAGATTTTGCCATAATGGGCCATGCCGAAATAACGGCCGGTGAGATAGGCGATAAGATCGCTCTCGGCGCCCGCAGCAAAGCCAAGCAGGAAGCCGGCCAGGGCCGCCATCGGAAAGGCAATATCCTGACCCAGCAATATATAGCAGGAGATGGCCGGAAGGCAGAGCAAGGGGAAGGCAACGAAACCGGCCCAGAAGCGATCAAGCAGCATTCCGGTGATAATTCTGCCGGTAAAAATACCGATCCCCAGAACACCCATCACCGATGCCGCCGTTTGCGCGTCGAGCCCGCGATCAGAAAGCATGGTAGGCAGATTGATAAATGCCCCGCCAAAGGAAAAGGCGACAATGGCGATGGAGATCCAGATCAACCAGAAGCGATAATCTTTCACGGCTTCGCGCAGCGTGACGCCGGTGAGATTACCGCTCGCTCCGGCAATCGCCTTGGGCCGCTCATCGGCTCGGGGTTCGCGAAACAGGAAATATCCAAGTGGCAGGGCCACGGCCAATGGCAAAATGGCGACAATGGCAAACATCGACCGCCAGCCGTAATTTTCGATCGCCCAGACCGCCAGCTTGGGAACCGTGATTGCAGCAAGACTCGTTCCCATCAGCAATATGCCCAGAGCAAGGCCACGATGTTTGTAGAACCAGAGATTGATAGCCCGGCTCCAGCTGACCGGCGTCGAACCGATGCCGACCAGCCCGACCAGCACCCACAGAGCATAATATATATAAAGCGTCGATGTCACTTGCGCGGTAGGAGTCAGTGAAATCATGGCAAAGGAGATGCCAAACGCAGCCAATGAATAGAGCGCCACTTTTCGGACACCATATTTATCCGCCAGAGAACCGAAAAAGGGTGCTAGCAGTGATGCAATGATCCCGAATATGGTGATCGGCATCAATATCTGGGTGCGGGTCCAACCATATTCCACAATCAGTGGCTCGACCGTAAAGCCGATGACATTGAACGGCAGCGGCGAAGCACCGCACGCCACCCCAAGCACACTCGCGAACAGCACCTTCCAGCCGAGTGCAAATTCACCGCGTTGTTCTGTGCTTGCTTCCATATGTCCTCACTGCCAGCAATTTGTCCGGACAACTATAACCGCGCCAGTCTATTATACCAGAATAAAAAAGGCGAACCGAAACGGCCCGCCTCTTTTCTGTCGATCGATCTGACTGTCGGAATATCAGAACTCGAACCGTCCCTTGATCAGGAAGGTGCGGGGCGGGTTCAGATAGCTGTAATTGGCGAGAGACGACTCGACCGCTTCCTCGTCCAGACAATTGGAACATTCGGCCGACAAGGCCCAGCCTGTGTCGCTGCGCAGGGTAATATTGCCATTGACGATCCAGCGGCTGTCGCTGAACGAACCGGTAATAAAATCGCCGCCGAACGGATTGGACGGGAACACCGTACCGGTCGAGCTGGTAATTGATCCGCTGTACAGGCTGAACTGGCTGGTGCCGACTTCGCTCTTGTCGCGCCAGCTCGCATTGACGGAAGGAATGAGCGACAAGCCGCCGCCAAGCTCTGCCTGATAGCTGCCGCCGATCGCCAGGTTGAATTTCGGCGTACGCACGGGCTCCGCCAGACTGCCGTCCGGTGCGACGATACCCACACCGCAATTTGACGCCTCGGCAGCACCCCCGCCGGGCACCAGCCCGGCTGCGAGTTGCGCAAGACAACTTGCCTGCTGGCTCGCGACTGACGAGACACCGTAAGCATCGAGCAACGGCGCATCGGCATCAATCTTGTATTTGTCGTCCTGATAGCCAAATGACGCGAACAGATTCAGGCCTTCGACCGGCACCGCGTTGAGTTCCAGTTCGATGCCCTTGTTTTCATAATCGGCAAAATTTCGGGTGATGAAAGCGATTGACCCGTTGTTTCTGGTAAAGGCGGCTGGCGTTTGCAGATTGCCAACGTCCAGATAATAAGCCGTCAGATTCACCCGCAGGCGGTTATCAAACAATTCCGTCTTGAAGCCCGCTTCGTAATTCCAGGCGGTTTCCGGTCCAAAGGGCAGCAGCTCACTCGGCGCGGTGCCGCGTGCGTTCCAGCCACCTGATTTGAACCCGCGAGTAGCCGAGATGAAGAGCAGCAGATCATCGTTCGGCTGAAAATTGGCAGCGAATCGCGGAGTCCAGATCTTTGTCGTCTGACTTTGCGGAATCGCCACCCCGTTGGCCGCGACCAGGTTCAGATCGTCGATACAGGTCGCTTCGAGTGTGCCGTCGTTGCAGCTTGCCCGATTGTCGCTGATGCTGAACTTCTTGGTTTCATCGGTATAGCGGATACCGGCGGTCAGCTTGATCTGGTCGGTAACATTGAGATCGCCCTGCAAATATCCGGCATAGGCTTTGGTCGAATTGCGCAGCGTGCGGTCCGCCAGGATCAGGGGGAAACCGTCTGGTGGCGGAGCAAATGGCAAGCTGATCGAAAAGAGATCGCCAAAATCGCTGTAATTATCCTCCTCGAAATAATAGAGACCACCGACCAGATCGAGCAGCCCGTCGCCGAGCGAGGCGTTCAGCTTGATTTCCTGCGTGAACTGCGAGAATTCGCCTTCATTGGCAATGGTGAAACCACCCAGCGTATAGCCGAGCACGCCCGGAACCGGATTGGTCAGGCTCGGCAGCCCCCGGCCATCAGCAAAATCGAGCGCATAATCCTGCGCCGTATAGACATAGCCGGTGATGATATTGACTGTAAGATCCTCGCCGCTGCCGATTTCCAGATTGGACGAAATGAAATCCATGTCGGTCTTGTTGCCGAGGCCGAAATCATTTTTCTTGCCGGTAAAAAGGCCGCCAAAATTGCCGTCCTCGGTATAACCGGTGGTGACGAAGCGCCCGTCACAATTGGACGGATCGGCCGGGTCGCAATCGAAGTTCAGGATGTTCGCACCCTCGGTATTGATGTGCATATAGGAACCGGTCCAGCGCGCGGTGTCGGACAGCTCGCCGCGAAAGCCGAGACGGACGCCCCAACCGTCACTTTCATTCACCCGTTCACCGGTTGTCGTATTCTGCGCATAGCCCTCGTCCTGCTGGTAATATCCGGAGACCTTGACTGCAAAGCTGTCCGCCAGCGGAATATCGAGCGAGGCCCTCGCCATATATTTTTCGTAGCTGCCATAGCCCGCCTCGACGAAACCGGCGAATTCATTGCCGGGTTCCTTGAGAAAGACATTGACCGCACCGCCGGTGGTGTTGCGGCCAAACAGCGTGCCCTGCGGACCGCGCAAAACTTCCAGACGCTGGACGTCGAACAGCGACAGGTTATTGGCATTCTGGCGGCTGATGTAGATATCGTCGACATAGGTGCCGATCGGCGGATCAAAGGTCGGAATCGTTTCGCTATTGCCGACCCCCCGGAGATAGTAGGAATTTGCCGAACCCAGACCGGTGTTGTTCAACCCGACCAGATTGGGAACAAATTGTGCCATTTCCAGCGCATTGGACACCCCTCGGCGGAGCAATTCTTCCTCGTCGAAAGCACTGACCGAAATCGGAATGTTCTGCACACTTTCCTCACGGCGCTGCGCGGTTACCACGATGATACCGAGCCCGCCCTGGTCAGCGGCTTCCTCTTCATTGGCAGATTGCGCATGCGCGGGAACAGCCGTTCCCAAAGTTGCCAGCGCGACTGAGGCAAGCAGTAAATTTTTCATAATGTCATTCTCCCGGAGCGTTCCCATTTGTCCGGACAAATCTACATAGTGTATACAGTTTGGCAAGAAATTGATTCGTTCAGCTTTCATTTACGCCATGATCTGTGGCAAAAAGAGCGCATAGGGGAATAATATTATGGATTTCATGGCCGTGAGTTTTTACCAACTGCTTGTTTTTGTGCACATTATCTTGTTTGTGCTGTGGTTGGGTGCGGATGTTGGCGTATTCATGCTCGGCCAGCATTTTCGTAAGCGTCACAAATATGACCTGCCGCAACGGCTGATATTGCTGCAGCTGCTCGTCAATCTCGACATGGTGCCGCGCACCGCCTGGGCGCTGATGGTGCCGTTGACATTGACCATGGTCGATGCCGGTGGCTGGTGGGACCTGCCGGTCTGGGCGCTGGTCGCGGCTTGGGCAGTGGGCGGCTTCTGGCTCTGGCTGGTATGGGACGCACACCGACACGACCAGACCGAACGCGCCGCCCGCGATCGCAAAATCGAGAAGCCGCTGACCATTGGCCTGACCGCTTTCTATATCGGACTCGGGCTGCTTTCCCTGATCCAGGGCGCCCCGCTTGCGCCGGTCTGGCTGGCGACCAAGGCGCTGATGTTCGGCCTGATCTTTGCCGCGGCAATCATGATCGACGTGGCCTTCAAACCAGTCGGCCCGCAGCTGGCTAAATTGATCGCTGAAGGGTCATCCGACGAAACCGAAATCCCGTTGCTCCACACGATGGACCGTACCCGGATATGGGTGTGGATCGTGTATCTGCTACTGGTAGCGACGGCCTTTCTTGGCAACATCAAGCCATTTTGACCCCAGCAGAAAACGCCCCGAACAAAAGAGAAAGGCCGGTTTCCCAACCGGCCTTTCAGAGGATGATATTTATTCAAGGCCTACTCGTCGCCGGCCTTTGCAGCCCGTTCCGCGTCGATCATCTTCTTGAACACGGTCCAGGTCGTTTCGTTCGGCCGCGGGTCATCGCCGGGAGGGGGCGCTGTATATTCAGGATGATTCAAGGCGATCTCGTCCTTGATCACCTTCGGCAAATCATCGTAGCTTTTGAGCTTTGCCCCCATTGCGTTGAACACCATCTGGCCCTGTCGTCCACGCATTTTCATCCACGGCATCCAGTCGGAAATACGCACCCAGCTGATCGTCGGATAAGCGGTCGGATTTTTGGTGTCGAGCATTTCGTCGGCCAGCATGGCAAAGTCGAAAATTTCCATCGCATGATATTTGTTGCCTACATAATCCTGATAATCGCCCGCCAGCACATTATGATAGAAGAGCGGAACCTCCATCGGCAGGAACAGCCATTTGCCCTGCCGCTGCATGGTCGGCAGAGTAAAAGGCTTGCCATCGGCGGAATAAGGATAGCTGGGGCGGCCGTTTACGGGGTCATTGGCGATCTGCATGACATTGACCGTTTCACCACTCCACGGATTTTCCCAGGTGCGGAGGACCTCGTTGGTTTCCGGATCGAGGTAGAACATCACCTCGCGACTGACCTGGCGATAACCGACACCGCGCTTCGGATCTTCGACGCGGACGCATTGGCGTATATTCATGCCTTCGCCATTGAACAGATGACGATCCGGTTCGCCGGCAACCCGGGAATAGACCTTGCCCGACCAATGGTAGACCGCTGGCACCCCATCGGCTTCGCCGCACTGTGTACGCTTCATGATTTCAAGCGCATCTTCTGGTGTATCTGGATCCAAAGTGCGCGAAAAAGCAGGGGTTACAGAAGCAGTGGCGGCAGCAACCGCCAAGGCCGTAGCGAGTTTAAAAACAGAATTCATGAATAGCTCTCCCGAAGTGAAAAGGGTGAAATAATTTCACTTTCCGGTTGACTTTATATTTGTCCGGACAAATTGGGAAGGGACAATATCGTATTTTTGAGCATTGGATGACATGACCACCTTCACCAACTTTCTCTTTGTCCCGGCAAACCGGCCCGAACGTTATGCCAAAGCAGCAGCCAGCGGAGCCGATCTGATTTGCATCGATCTGGAAGATTCGGTCCCTGCGGACGAAAAAGACACCGCGCGCCAATCCGTGCTGACCGCCCTGGCCACTCTCGAGCGCGAAAAAACCGCTGTCCGGATTAACGGATTGAACACCGCCGATGGCCTGGCGGATCTTCTAGCGTTGCGGAATGCAGATCATAGCCCCTCGCTGGTTTTCGTTCCGATGGTAGAGAGCGCAGGCGAAATAGAAATTGCCCACAGCATAGTCGGCGACAAGGTCGACGGCCTGATTCCCCTGATCGAGACGGTCAAGGGCCTGCGCGCCGGCGACGCCATCGCCGCCAGCAAGGGTGTGACGGCGATGATGTTCGGAGGCGGCGATTTTTCTGCCGAACTGGGAACCCGGCTCGAATGGGAACCGCTGCTTGCCGCGCGGGGCGCGTTTATCATGTGCTGCGCGTCAGCACAGATTGCGGCGATCGATGTGCCCTATATCGACATGTCGAACGAAGATGGCCTAGCCGAGGAATGCGCGCGGGCAAAAGCCATGGGATTCCACGCGAAAGCCGCCATACATCCCAAACAGCTCGCGGCAATCCAGACCGCCATGCGACCCAGCGATGCAGAGATCGCCGAGGCCTCGGAAGCTCTTGCCGCCTACGAAAAGGCCGGCGGCAAGGCAATCAGCCACAACGGCCGGATGCTGGAAGCACCGGTCATGCAACGATATCGGCGAATCGTTGAATCCGCCTAATTCAATTCAGAAGCAGACGAAGGAATATAGATATGCGTGATGGAGTTATTGAAGTCAGTCCCGGCCGTTTCCGGGAGACATTTGGTCGTTATTTCGAGGATTTTGAAGTCGGTCATATTTATGAACATCGCCCCGGCCGGACGATTACCGACACCGACAATGTGCATTTCACCTTGCTGACAATGAACACGCATCCGGCCCATTTCGATTACGAATTCGCCAAGAATACCGAGTTCAAGAAGCCACTGGTCTGCTCGCCGCTGACCGTTGCACTCATGGTCGGCATGAGCGTCTCGGACACCAGCCAGAAAGCGGTTGCCAATCTCGGCTGGGACAAGATCCGGCTCAGCCATCCGCTGTTTCCGGGCGATACGCTCTACGCAGAAAGCGAAGTTCTCGACAAGCGCGAGTCCTCCTCACGGCCTGAGCAGGGAATTGTGACGGTCAAGACGATCGGCAAGAATCAGGACGGCAAGATCGTGTGCACATTCGAACGTACCATGCTGATCTGGAAACGCGGCTTTGGCGGCGCGGACGACTAGAGAACGCAAGAAGGAAAGACGATTATGGCAGATGTCGCAAACATGAATCAGATCAGAACGATAGACCCCGATGACGAACGCGCCTTCATGGACGCGATCGAAAAATGGGTCGAGGGTGAAGTCAAGCCAGTGGTGATGGAACATGACCATGGCGATATCTGGCCCGAGAAACTGGTGGCGCAAATGGCCGAAATGGGCCTTTTCGGCGCCACTATCGGCGAGGAATATGGCGGACTCGGCCTGCCGGCCACCACCTATGCGAAGATCATCGCCTATGTCTCATCCTACTGGATGGCAATCACCGGCATCGTGAACTCTCATCTGATCATGTCTGCGGCCGTCGAACGCTTCGGCACCGAAGAGCAGAAGACGAAATGGCTGCCGAAATTTGCCAGCGGAGAGATTCGCGGCGGCCTGGCCTTGACCGAGCCCAATGCCGGGACTGACTTGCAGGCGATCCGGACGGTCGCGACTCGCGATGGCGACGATTATGTGATCAACGGCACCAAGACCTGGATATCCAACGGCATCAACGGCGAATGCTTTGCCTTGCTCGTCAAAACCGATCCCAAGGCCGATCCGCGCTACAAGGGCATGAGCCTTATGATCGCGCCGAAGGGCGAAGGTTTCACCGTCGGCAAAAAATTCGACAAGCTGGGTTATAAAGCCATCGACAGTGCCGAATTGATGTTCGACAATTACCGCATCCCTGCGGAGAACCTGATTGGTGGTGTGGAAGGCCAGGGTTTTTTCCAGGCCACTGGCGGTCTCGAACTCGGTCGGATCAACGTGGCGGCACGCGGCGTCGGACTGGCAGAGGGGGCACTACGGCTGGCCACCGAATATGCCCAGCTGCGCGAAACCATGGGCAAGCCGATTTGCGAACACCAGGCGATCCAGTTGAAACTCGGAGAGATGGTTACCCGGGCCCGCGCCGCACGGCTGCTGACGCTGGATGCTGCGAAAACCTATGATCGTGGTGAACGGTGCGACATGGAAGCTGGCATGGCGAAATATTTCGCCTCCGAAGCCGCCGTTCGAAATTCCGAAGAGGGCCTTCGCATCCATGGCGGCTATGGCTATTCGAAAGAATATGACATTGAACGCTATTATCGCGATTCTATCCTGATGTGTATCGGCGAGGGAACCAACGAAATGCAGCGGATGATTATCTCGAAACAATGGGTAGCAAGGAATCCGGCTTGAT
This genomic window contains:
- a CDS encoding FAD-binding oxidoreductase, with translation MATKANMSATDHIAKTGVTVLTESAILDFYAHDIYERGADLLAVVRPQNKQELAAAVAAATEQNIAVIPRGGGMSYTGGYTSRQPDAVLFDLAGMDRILEINEIDMTVTVEAGCTWANLFEALQAKGLRTPFWGTLSGLKASIGGGMSQNGVFWGSGRYGTAVQSCLAMEVVLADGTILDTGAGFTRPYGPDLTGLFLADTGALGMKATITLRLIPEAQAHGYASFSFESYQDTLAALGAIERSGVSTECFGFDPGLNAIRMKRDSLTSDAKALGKMMKKQGSVWGAIKEGAKVVAAGRDFMDEAKYSLHILTEARLQAAADDDLARARKMALAHGGAETENTIPKIIRANPFGPLNSMLGPEGQRWAPIHGLLPHSKAVACFDAIKALFASHAEEMDRLGIFTGTLVSAVSGSGAIIEPCLYWPDASNPLHRDTVEDAHLAKLPTLEANAEAWQFAQRMKQALVDLFYEQGAIHLQIGRTYRYRDSLDPAADALLVDLKKSLDPRGLMNPGSLGL
- a CDS encoding MFS transporter gives rise to the protein MEASTEQRGEFALGWKVLFASVLGVACGASPLPFNVIGFTVEPLIVEYGWTRTQILMPITIFGIIASLLAPFFGSLADKYGVRKVALYSLAAFGISFAMISLTPTAQVTSTLYIYYALWVLVGLVGIGSTPVSWSRAINLWFYKHRGLALGILLMGTSLAAITVPKLAVWAIENYGWRSMFAIVAILPLAVALPLGYFLFREPRADERPKAIAGASGNLTGVTLREAVKDYRFWLIWISIAIVAFSFGGAFINLPTMLSDRGLDAQTAASVMGVLGIGIFTGRIITGMLLDRFWAGFVAFPLLCLPAISCYILLGQDIAFPMAALAGFLLGFAAGAESDLIAYLTGRYFGMAHYGKIYGMLYMPFGFFSALSPIVYANVRDTSGSYDPILSVALFAFFIGGALLMLLGRYPDSLPEAEAATTEKLVRKAI
- a CDS encoding TonB-dependent receptor — encoded protein: MKNLLLASVALATLGTAVPAHAQSANEEEAADQGGLGIIVVTAQRREESVQNIPISVSAFDEEELLRRGVSNALEMAQFVPNLVGLNNTGLGSANSYYLRGVGNSETIPTFDPPIGTYVDDIYISRQNANNLSLFDVQRLEVLRGPQGTLFGRNTTGGAVNVFLKEPGNEFAGFVEAGYGSYEKYMARASLDIPLADSFAVKVSGYYQQDEGYAQNTTTGERVNESDGWGVRLGFRGELSDTARWTGSYMHINTEGANILNFDCDPADPSNCDGRFVTTGYTEDGNFGGLFTGKKNDFGLGNKTDMDFISSNLEIGSGEDLTVNIITGYVYTAQDYALDFADGRGLPSLTNPVPGVLGYTLGGFTIANEGEFSQFTQEIKLNASLGDGLLDLVGGLYYFEEDNYSDFGDLFSISLPFAPPPDGFPLILADRTLRNSTKAYAGYLQGDLNVTDQIKLTAGIRYTDETKKFSISDNRASCNDGTLEATCIDDLNLVAANGVAIPQSQTTKIWTPRFAANFQPNDDLLLFISATRGFKSGGWNARGTAPSELLPFGPETAWNYEAGFKTELFDNRLRVNLTAYYLDVGNLQTPAAFTRNNGSIAFITRNFADYENKGIELELNAVPVEGLNLFASFGYQDDKYKIDADAPLLDAYGVSSVASQQASCLAQLAAGLVPGGGAAEASNCGVGIVAPDGSLAEPVRTPKFNLAIGGSYQAELGGGLSLIPSVNASWRDKSEVGTSQFSLYSGSITSSTGTVFPSNPFGGDFITGSFSDSRWIVNGNITLRSDTGWALSAECSNCLDEEAVESSLANYSYLNPPRTFLIKGRFEF
- a CDS encoding DUF1838 family protein, whose product is MNSVFKLATALAVAAATASVTPAFSRTLDPDTPEDALEIMKRTQCGEADGVPAVYHWSGKVYSRVAGEPDRHLFNGEGMNIRQCVRVEDPKRGVGYRQVSREVMFYLDPETNEVLRTWENPWSGETVNVMQIANDPVNGRPSYPYSADGKPFTLPTMQRQGKWLFLPMEVPLFYHNVLAGDYQDYVGNKYHAMEIFDFAMLADEMLDTKNPTAYPTISWVRISDWMPWMKMRGRQGQMVFNAMGAKLKSYDDLPKVIKDEIALNHPEYTAPPPGDDPRPNETTWTVFKKMIDAERAAKAGDE
- a CDS encoding HpcH/HpaI aldolase/citrate lyase family protein; translation: MTTFTNFLFVPANRPERYAKAAASGADLICIDLEDSVPADEKDTARQSVLTALATLEREKTAVRINGLNTADGLADLLALRNADHSPSLVFVPMVESAGEIEIAHSIVGDKVDGLIPLIETVKGLRAGDAIAASKGVTAMMFGGGDFSAELGTRLEWEPLLAARGAFIMCCASAQIAAIDVPYIDMSNEDGLAEECARAKAMGFHAKAAIHPKQLAAIQTAMRPSDAEIAEASEALAAYEKAGGKAISHNGRMLEAPVMQRYRRIVESA
- a CDS encoding MaoC family dehydratase, translated to MRDGVIEVSPGRFRETFGRYFEDFEVGHIYEHRPGRTITDTDNVHFTLLTMNTHPAHFDYEFAKNTEFKKPLVCSPLTVALMVGMSVSDTSQKAVANLGWDKIRLSHPLFPGDTLYAESEVLDKRESSSRPEQGIVTVKTIGKNQDGKIVCTFERTMLIWKRGFGGADD
- a CDS encoding acyl-CoA dehydrogenase family protein, with product MADVANMNQIRTIDPDDERAFMDAIEKWVEGEVKPVVMEHDHGDIWPEKLVAQMAEMGLFGATIGEEYGGLGLPATTYAKIIAYVSSYWMAITGIVNSHLIMSAAVERFGTEEQKTKWLPKFASGEIRGGLALTEPNAGTDLQAIRTVATRDGDDYVINGTKTWISNGINGECFALLVKTDPKADPRYKGMSLMIAPKGEGFTVGKKFDKLGYKAIDSAELMFDNYRIPAENLIGGVEGQGFFQATGGLELGRINVAARGVGLAEGALRLATEYAQLRETMGKPICEHQAIQLKLGEMVTRARAARLLTLDAAKTYDRGERCDMEAGMAKYFASEAAVRNSEEGLRIHGGYGYSKEYDIERYYRDSILMCIGEGTNEMQRMIISKQWVARNPA